The following proteins are encoded in a genomic region of Mycobacterium kiyosense:
- the fprB_2 gene encoding putative ferredoxin/ferredoxin--NADP reductase — protein sequence MLYIDPVACVDCGACVSACPVGAIVPDSKLDLKQLPFAEINASFYPERPAGEKLPPTSKLAAVLPAAEVRARHEPLTVAIVGSGPAAMYAADELLVQQNVRVNVFEKLPTPYGLVRAGVAPDHQHTKQVTRLFDRVTADHRFRFFLNVEVGEHLSHAELLEHHHAVLYAVGAPDDRRLDIEGMGLPGTGTATELVAWINGHPEYASLPVDLSHERVVIIGNGNVALDVARLLTADPDELARTDIADHALKAFRKSAVREVVIAARRGPAHSAFTLPELIGLTATADVVLDADDHRRAQQDLATASDRLTRKKLEILAALGGSSEPASRPRIRLAYHLTPRRVLGAAHATGVEFDVTGTDETRRIDAGLVLTSIGYRGKAIRDLPFDEVAAVVPNDGGRVVDLAGQPVVGAYVAGWIKRGPTGFIGTNKSCSLQTIQALVADFNAGKLTDPAAKPAALAKLVAARQPAVVDSAGWRAIDAAEVARGSAVGRPRVKFTDVAEMLAVAAELPQAPTRGQRLLARLRR from the coding sequence ATGCTGTATATCGACCCGGTGGCCTGCGTAGACTGCGGCGCCTGTGTCAGTGCCTGCCCCGTCGGCGCTATCGTGCCCGACAGCAAGCTGGACCTCAAGCAGTTGCCGTTCGCGGAGATCAACGCGTCGTTCTATCCGGAGCGCCCCGCCGGCGAGAAGTTGCCGCCGACTTCGAAGCTGGCCGCGGTGCTTCCGGCAGCCGAGGTGCGCGCCCGACACGAGCCGCTGACGGTGGCCATCGTGGGATCGGGGCCGGCGGCGATGTACGCCGCCGACGAACTGCTGGTCCAGCAGAATGTGCGGGTCAACGTCTTCGAAAAGCTACCCACCCCATATGGTTTGGTGCGGGCCGGGGTGGCGCCGGATCATCAGCACACCAAGCAGGTGACGCGGTTGTTCGACCGGGTGACCGCCGACCATCGGTTCCGGTTCTTCCTCAACGTCGAAGTCGGCGAACACCTGAGCCACGCCGAACTGCTGGAGCACCACCATGCCGTGCTGTACGCGGTGGGTGCGCCCGACGACCGTCGCCTCGACATCGAGGGCATGGGCCTGCCGGGTACCGGCACCGCCACCGAACTGGTCGCCTGGATCAACGGCCATCCCGAATATGCTTCGCTGCCAGTCGATCTCAGCCACGAGCGGGTGGTGATCATCGGCAACGGCAACGTCGCGCTCGACGTCGCGCGGCTGCTGACCGCCGACCCGGACGAATTGGCTCGCACCGACATCGCCGACCATGCGCTGAAGGCGTTTCGCAAGTCGGCGGTGCGGGAGGTGGTGATCGCGGCCCGCCGCGGACCCGCCCACTCGGCGTTCACCCTGCCCGAGCTGATCGGGCTTACTGCGACCGCCGATGTGGTGCTCGACGCCGACGACCACCGACGGGCGCAGCAGGACCTGGCCACCGCGTCGGATCGACTGACCCGCAAGAAGCTGGAGATCCTGGCCGCGCTCGGTGGCAGCTCGGAGCCGGCGTCGCGGCCGCGTATCCGGCTGGCCTATCACCTGACGCCGCGACGCGTCCTCGGTGCTGCGCACGCCACCGGGGTCGAGTTCGACGTCACCGGCACCGATGAGACACGTCGCATCGACGCCGGCCTGGTGCTGACCTCGATCGGCTACCGCGGCAAGGCAATTCGCGACCTGCCGTTCGACGAGGTGGCGGCCGTCGTCCCCAACGACGGCGGCCGCGTCGTCGACCTCGCCGGGCAGCCCGTCGTCGGCGCCTACGTCGCCGGCTGGATCAAGCGCGGACCCACCGGCTTCATCGGCACCAACAAGTCGTGCTCGCTGCAGACCATCCAGGCGCTAGTGGCCGACTTCAACGCCGGGAAGCTGACTGACCCGGCGGCCAAGCCCGCGGCTCTGGCCAAGCTGGTGGCCGCCCGCCAGCCGGCAGTCGTCGACTCCGCGGGATGGCGCGCCATCGACGCCGCCGAAGTTGCGCGCGGCAGCGCGGTCGGACGGCCGCGGGTCAAGTTCACCGACGTCGCCGAGATGCTCGCGGTTGCCGCCGAGCTGCCGCAGGCGCCGACCCGGGGCCAGCGCCTGCTGGCACGGCTGCGCCGCTAA
- the serC gene encoding putative phosphoserine aminotransferase has protein sequence MAEQLTTSLEIPADLKPRDGRFGCGPSKVRPEQLQVLSTTAAHLFGTSHRQAPVKNLVGRVREGLSQLFSLPDGYEIILGNGGATAFWDAAAFGLIDKRSLHLTYGEFSAKFASGVAKNPFVGDPIIVKADPGSAPEPQSDPSVDVIAWAHNETSTGVAVPVRRPADSGDALVVIDATSGAGGLPVDITEVDAYYFAPQKNFASDGGLWLAAMSPAALARVEAIATSGRWVPDFLSLPIAIENSVKNQTYNTPAVGTLILLAEQLDWLLGNGGLDWAVKRTADSSQRLYSWAEERSYTTPFVADPALRSQVVGTIDFVDEVDAAAVAKTLRANGIVDTEPYRKLGRNQLRIAMFPAVDPDDISALIACVDWVVERL, from the coding sequence ATGGCTGAACAGCTCACGACTTCCCTCGAAATTCCCGCCGACCTCAAACCACGCGACGGACGCTTCGGCTGCGGCCCGTCCAAGGTGCGCCCCGAGCAGTTGCAGGTGCTCAGCACTACCGCGGCTCACTTGTTCGGCACCTCGCACCGCCAGGCGCCGGTCAAGAACCTGGTGGGCCGGGTGCGCGAGGGCCTGTCGCAGCTGTTCTCGCTGCCCGACGGGTACGAGATCATCCTGGGCAACGGCGGAGCGACCGCGTTCTGGGACGCCGCCGCCTTCGGCTTGATCGACAAGCGCTCGCTGCACCTGACCTACGGCGAGTTCAGCGCGAAGTTCGCCTCGGGCGTGGCCAAGAACCCGTTCGTCGGCGACCCGATCATCGTCAAGGCCGACCCGGGCAGTGCACCCGAGCCGCAGTCCGACCCGTCCGTCGACGTGATCGCCTGGGCGCACAACGAAACTTCGACGGGCGTCGCGGTGCCGGTGCGGCGGCCGGCCGACTCCGGTGACGCACTCGTCGTCATCGACGCCACCTCGGGCGCCGGCGGGTTGCCGGTCGACATCACCGAGGTCGACGCCTACTACTTCGCGCCGCAGAAGAACTTCGCCAGCGACGGCGGCCTCTGGCTGGCTGCGATGAGCCCGGCCGCACTGGCCCGCGTCGAGGCGATCGCGACGTCCGGTCGCTGGGTGCCGGACTTCCTCTCACTGCCGATCGCGATCGAGAACAGCGTCAAGAACCAGACCTACAACACCCCCGCGGTCGGCACGCTGATACTGCTGGCCGAGCAACTCGATTGGCTGCTGGGCAACGGCGGCCTGGACTGGGCGGTCAAGCGCACCGCGGACTCGTCACAGCGGCTGTACTCCTGGGCCGAGGAACGCTCCTACACCACCCCGTTCGTCGCCGATCCGGCGCTGCGCTCGCAGGTGGTGGGCACCATCGACTTCGTCGACGAGGTCGACGCTGCGGCGGTGGCCAAGACGCTGCGGGCCAACGGCATCGTCGACACCGAGCCGTACCGCAAACTCGGCCGCAACCAGTTGCGGATCGCGATGTTCCCCGCGGTGGACCCCGACGACATCAGCGCCCTGATCGCCTGCGTGGACTGGGTGGTCGAGCGGCTCTGA
- a CDS encoding putative tRNA/rRNA methyltransferase, with translation MRSPAPGLDVQDVTDPDDPRLDDFRDLNSVDRRPDLPTGKGLVIAEGVLVVQRMLASRFTPRALLGTDRRLAELRDDLAGASAPYYRASAEVMAQAVGFHLNRGVLAAASRVAEPTVAQVVDGARTVAVLEGVNDHENLGSIFRNAAGLGVDAVVFGSGCADPLYRRAVRVSMGHALLVPYARADEWPADLARLRELGFRLLAMTPHHDALPLPEAMAAVADDPVALLVGAEGPGLTPTPAALRISDARVRIPMSRGTDSLNVATAAALAFYERTVCRGSG, from the coding sequence GTGAGGTCGCCGGCGCCGGGCCTCGATGTTCAGGACGTCACCGACCCAGACGACCCGCGTCTCGACGATTTCCGCGACCTGAACAGCGTCGACCGCCGTCCTGACCTGCCCACCGGCAAAGGCCTGGTGATCGCCGAGGGTGTGTTGGTGGTGCAGCGCATGCTGGCGTCGCGGTTCACCCCGCGGGCGCTGCTGGGTACCGATCGTCGCCTCGCCGAACTCAGGGACGACCTGGCCGGTGCCTCGGCGCCCTACTATCGCGCCTCCGCAGAGGTGATGGCGCAGGCTGTCGGGTTCCACCTGAACCGGGGTGTGCTGGCCGCGGCGAGCCGGGTTGCCGAGCCCACCGTCGCCCAGGTCGTCGACGGCGCCCGCACCGTGGCGGTGCTCGAAGGCGTCAACGACCACGAGAACCTGGGCTCGATCTTCCGCAACGCGGCCGGTCTCGGGGTGGACGCGGTGGTATTCGGCAGCGGCTGTGCCGACCCGCTGTACCGCCGCGCAGTGCGGGTATCGATGGGACACGCGCTGCTGGTGCCCTATGCGCGCGCCGACGAGTGGCCCGCCGACCTGGCCCGCCTCAGAGAGTTGGGCTTTCGTCTGCTGGCGATGACCCCGCACCACGATGCGCTCCCGTTACCCGAGGCGATGGCGGCGGTTGCCGACGATCCGGTCGCGCTGCTGGTGGGCGCCGAGGGGCCGGGGCTGACGCCGACGCCGGCCGCGCTGCGAATCAGCGACGCGCGGGTCCGTATACCGATGTCGCGTGGCACCGACTCCTTGAACGTCGCCACGGCCGCGGCGCTGGCGTTCTACGAACGGACCGTTTGCCGGGGATCGGGATAG
- a CDS encoding hypothetical protein (frameshifted, insertion at around 5449485,5449430): protein MTPGALAIRERVRPPSMTRVIASLADEGLVDRAPHPVDGRQVLVSVSEAGAELVKAARRARQEWLAGRLATLNDEQREILRRAADLMSMLVDESP from the coding sequence ATGACGCCCGGTGCGCTGGCCATCCGCGAACGCGTCCGGCCGCCGTCGATGACCCGGGTGATCGCCTCGCTGGCCGACGAAGGGCTGGTGGACCGCGCTCCGCATCCGGTCGACGGTCGTCAGGTGCTGGTGTCGGTGTCCGAAGCCGGCGCCGAGCTGGTCAAGGCGGCCCGACGGGCACGTCAGGAATGGCTGGCCGGGCGGCTGGCCACCCTGAACGACGAGCAGCGCGAGATCCTGCGCAGGGCCGCCGATCTGATGTCGATGCTGGTCGACGAAAGTCCGTGA
- a CDS encoding polyketide cyclase, with product MATPTALLQAQIDIDAPPAKVWALISDLRRMPQWSPQCRWMRQFGPLRTGTRTLNFNRRNKLFWPTTSTIVEVIPEQKLAFRVDANRTIWSYELEPHGAGTRLTESRHAENGVSAFSSMTVNALMGGTSSFERELVDGMQTSLAKIKAAAEQG from the coding sequence ATGGCAACCCCCACCGCCCTGTTACAAGCCCAGATCGATATCGATGCTCCGCCGGCGAAGGTGTGGGCGCTGATCTCCGACCTGCGGCGGATGCCCCAGTGGAGCCCCCAGTGCCGGTGGATGCGCCAGTTCGGGCCGTTGCGCACGGGTACCCGCACCCTGAATTTCAATCGGCGCAACAAGCTGTTCTGGCCTACCACCAGCACGATCGTGGAAGTCATCCCGGAGCAGAAGCTGGCGTTCCGGGTCGACGCCAACCGCACGATCTGGAGCTACGAGCTCGAGCCGCACGGTGCGGGCACCCGGTTGACGGAAAGCCGACACGCCGAGAACGGCGTCTCCGCGTTTTCCAGCATGACGGTCAACGCGTTGATGGGTGGGACCAGCAGCTTCGAACGCGAGCTGGTCGACGGGATGCAGACTTCGCTGGCCAAGATCAAGGCGGCCGCCGAGCAGGGCTAG
- a CDS encoding MFS transporter, with protein sequence MANYPAGDADHRRSRRPPPMPSSNRYLPPLGHEPPRRDTTPPPPRGFNNGERITVTRAAAMRSREMGSRMYWMVQRAATADGADKSGLTALTWPVMANFAVDSAMAVALANTLFFAAASGESKSKVALYLLITIAPFAVIAPLIGPALDKLQHGRRVALALSFALRTALALVLIINYDGASGSFPSWVLYPCALAMMVFSKSFSVLRSAVTPRVMPPSIDLVRVNSRLTVFGLLGGTIAGGAVAAGVEFACTHLFKLPGALFVVVGITIAGALLSMRIPSWVEVTAGEVPATLSYHRDSDTMRRSWHTEAKPVKEKPRQPLGRNIITSLWGNCTIKVMVGFLFLYPAFVAKAHDADGWVQLAMLGMIGAAAAIGNFAGNFASARLKLGRPAVLVVRCTLVVTAFALAAAVAGHLIAVVVATLFTSGSSAIAKASLDASLQNDLPEESRASGFGRSESTLQLAWVLGGALGVLVYTDLWVGFTAVSALLILGLAQTVVSFQGRSLIPGLGGNRPIMVEQEGWHRGAPETRVTPQ encoded by the coding sequence ATGGCCAACTACCCGGCTGGCGACGCCGACCACCGCCGGTCCCGGCGGCCACCGCCGATGCCCAGTTCCAACCGGTACCTGCCGCCGCTGGGTCACGAACCGCCCCGTCGCGACACGACGCCTCCCCCGCCGCGCGGCTTCAACAACGGCGAACGCATCACCGTCACCCGTGCCGCGGCCATGCGCAGCCGTGAGATGGGCTCGCGGATGTACTGGATGGTGCAGCGCGCCGCCACCGCCGACGGCGCCGACAAGTCCGGCCTCACCGCGCTGACCTGGCCGGTGATGGCAAATTTCGCGGTCGACTCCGCGATGGCGGTGGCCCTGGCCAACACGTTGTTCTTCGCGGCGGCCAGCGGGGAGAGCAAGTCCAAAGTCGCCCTCTACCTACTGATCACCATTGCGCCGTTCGCCGTGATCGCGCCGCTGATCGGACCGGCGCTGGACAAGTTGCAGCACGGTCGCCGGGTCGCGCTGGCGCTGTCCTTCGCGCTGCGCACCGCGCTCGCGCTGGTGCTGATCATCAACTACGACGGCGCAAGCGGCAGTTTCCCGTCGTGGGTGCTCTACCCCTGCGCGCTGGCCATGATGGTGTTCTCCAAGTCGTTCAGTGTGCTGCGCAGCGCGGTCACCCCGCGGGTGATGCCGCCCAGCATCGACCTGGTGCGGGTCAATTCCCGGCTGACGGTCTTCGGGCTGCTCGGCGGCACCATCGCCGGCGGTGCGGTCGCGGCCGGCGTGGAGTTCGCCTGCACGCATCTGTTCAAGCTGCCCGGCGCGTTGTTCGTCGTCGTCGGCATCACGATCGCCGGGGCGCTGCTGTCCATGCGGATCCCGAGTTGGGTCGAGGTCACCGCCGGCGAGGTGCCGGCCACGTTGAGCTATCACCGCGACAGCGACACGATGCGGCGCAGCTGGCACACCGAGGCCAAGCCGGTTAAGGAGAAACCTCGACAGCCGTTGGGCCGCAACATCATCACCTCGCTGTGGGGCAACTGCACGATCAAGGTGATGGTCGGGTTCCTGTTCCTCTATCCGGCGTTCGTCGCCAAGGCGCACGACGCCGACGGCTGGGTTCAGCTGGCCATGTTGGGAATGATCGGTGCGGCCGCAGCCATCGGCAACTTCGCCGGAAATTTCGCCAGCGCGCGGTTGAAGCTGGGCCGCCCCGCCGTGCTGGTGGTGCGCTGCACCCTGGTGGTCACCGCGTTCGCGCTGGCCGCCGCGGTGGCCGGGCATCTGATCGCGGTCGTCGTCGCCACGCTGTTCACCTCGGGGTCCAGCGCCATCGCGAAGGCGTCGCTGGACGCGTCGTTGCAGAACGATCTTCCCGAGGAGTCGCGTGCCTCGGGTTTCGGGCGTTCCGAGTCGACCCTGCAGTTGGCGTGGGTGTTGGGTGGCGCCCTGGGCGTGTTGGTCTACACCGACCTGTGGGTGGGTTTCACCGCGGTCAGCGCGCTGCTGATCCTGGGTCTGGCCCAGACGGTCGTCAGCTTCCAGGGCCGCTCGCTGATTCCTGGGCTCGGCGGCAACCGACCGATCATGGTCGAGCAGGAGGGCTGGCACCGGGGCGCGCCGGAAACCCGGGTGACGCCGCAGTGA
- a CDS encoding glutathione S-transferase — protein MSSYVAGKGEFNRDTNYITTRITADGRDGYPVEPGRYRLVVARACPWANRAIIVRRLLGLESVLSIGFCGPTHDQRSWTFDLDPGGVDPVLKIPRLQDAYFRRFPDYPKGITVPAIVDIPTGAVVTNDFAQITLDFSTEWTGYHRPGAPQLYPEELRAEIDEVSKRIYTEINNGVYRCGFAGAQQAYESAYDRLFTALDWVSERLRAQRFLVGDTITEADVRLFTTLARFDPVYHGHFKCNRQKLSEMPVLWAYARDLFQTPGFGDTTDFVQIKQHYYIVHSDINPTGIVPKGPDLANWLSPHGREALGGRPFGDGTPPGPTPDGERVPVGHGA, from the coding sequence ATGTCCTCTTATGTGGCCGGCAAGGGCGAATTCAACCGCGACACCAACTACATCACCACCCGCATCACCGCCGATGGTCGCGACGGCTATCCGGTCGAGCCGGGTAGATACCGGCTGGTGGTGGCCCGCGCCTGTCCGTGGGCCAACCGCGCGATCATCGTGCGGCGGTTGCTGGGTCTGGAATCGGTTCTCTCCATTGGCTTTTGCGGTCCGACGCATGACCAGCGCAGTTGGACCTTTGATCTCGATCCCGGCGGCGTAGACCCGGTCCTGAAGATCCCGCGGCTACAGGATGCCTACTTCAGGCGATTCCCGGACTATCCCAAGGGCATCACCGTTCCGGCGATCGTGGACATCCCGACCGGCGCGGTGGTGACCAACGACTTCGCCCAGATCACCTTGGATTTCTCCACCGAATGGACCGGCTACCACCGGCCGGGGGCGCCGCAGCTGTATCCCGAGGAACTGCGCGCCGAGATCGACGAAGTGAGCAAGAGGATCTATACCGAGATCAACAACGGTGTCTACCGGTGCGGGTTCGCCGGCGCGCAGCAGGCATACGAGTCCGCCTACGACCGGCTGTTCACCGCGCTCGACTGGGTGAGTGAACGCTTGAGAGCTCAGCGATTCCTGGTGGGCGACACCATTACCGAGGCCGATGTGCGATTGTTCACCACCCTGGCCCGCTTCGATCCGGTGTACCACGGGCATTTCAAGTGCAACCGCCAGAAACTATCCGAGATGCCGGTGTTATGGGCCTACGCGCGAGACCTGTTCCAGACCCCGGGCTTCGGCGATACCACCGACTTCGTCCAGATCAAGCAGCACTATTACATCGTGCATTCCGACATCAACCCCACAGGTATCGTCCCCAAGGGACCGGACCTGGCCAACTGGCTTTCGCCGCACGGCCGTGAAGCGTTGGGCGGCAGGCCTTTTGGTGACGGCACGCCGCCGGGGCCGACGCCCGATGGCGAACGGGTGCCGGTCGGTCACGGCGCGTAA
- the cspB gene encoding cold-shock protein, with protein MPTGKVKWYDSEKGFGFLSQEDGEDVYVRSSALPAGVEGLKAGQRVEFGIASGRRGPQALSLKLLEPPPSLARTRREASRREPPAEHKHSPDELHGMVEDMITLLESTVQPELRKGRYPDRKTARQISEVVKAVAREFEA; from the coding sequence GTGCCGACCGGCAAAGTGAAGTGGTACGACTCCGAGAAGGGGTTCGGCTTCCTGTCGCAGGAGGACGGCGAGGACGTCTACGTCCGTTCGTCGGCGTTGCCCGCCGGTGTCGAGGGGCTCAAGGCGGGACAGCGCGTCGAGTTCGGCATCGCCTCGGGACGGCGGGGACCGCAGGCCCTGAGCCTCAAGCTGCTCGAGCCGCCGCCGAGCCTGGCCCGGACGCGCCGGGAGGCCTCACGCCGGGAACCACCCGCCGAGCACAAGCACAGTCCCGACGAGTTGCACGGCATGGTCGAGGACATGATCACTCTGCTGGAGAGCACTGTGCAGCCCGAGTTGCGCAAGGGCCGCTACCCGGACCGCAAGACCGCCCGGCAGATCTCCGAGGTGGTCAAGGCGGTCGCGCGGGAGTTCGAGGCGTAA
- the moaA2 gene encoding GTP 3',8-cyclase 2: MTPTALGLPGMPAPSKHRRPPGAGPLLDTYGRIATDLRVSLTDRCNLRCTYCMPADGLDWLPGDQLLRSDELARLLRIAVTRLGITSVRFTGGEPLLARHLEDVVATAARLTPRPEISLTTNGVGLARRAAALAAAGLDRVNVSVDSIDPAHFAAITRRDRLADVLAGLAAAAAAGLAPVKVNAVLDPATGREDVVELLRFCVAHGYQLRVIEQMPLDAGHRWRRQAALSADDVLAALRPHFRLRPDPAPRGSAPAELWLVDTGPGTPAAKFGVIASVSHAFCSACDRTRLTADGQIRNCLFSTEETDLRALLRGGAGDDAIEAAWRDAMWAKPAGHGINDPGFVQPDRPMSAIGG, encoded by the coding sequence ATGACGCCGACCGCGCTGGGATTGCCCGGGATGCCCGCCCCCAGCAAACATCGGCGGCCACCCGGCGCCGGACCGCTGCTCGACACGTACGGCCGGATCGCCACCGACCTGCGCGTCTCGCTGACCGACCGCTGCAATCTTCGCTGCACGTACTGCATGCCCGCGGACGGCTTGGACTGGCTGCCCGGCGACCAATTGCTGCGCAGCGACGAACTGGCTCGTCTGCTGCGGATCGCGGTGACCCGACTCGGCATCACCAGCGTGCGCTTCACCGGGGGTGAGCCACTGCTGGCCCGCCACCTCGAAGACGTCGTGGCCACCGCAGCCCGCCTCACTCCGCGCCCGGAGATTTCATTGACCACCAACGGCGTCGGACTGGCGCGGCGGGCGGCCGCGCTGGCGGCGGCGGGTCTGGACCGCGTCAACGTGTCGGTGGACAGCATCGACCCCGCCCACTTCGCGGCCATCACCCGTCGGGACCGGCTGGCCGACGTGCTGGCCGGACTGGCCGCCGCTGCGGCAGCCGGTCTGGCACCGGTGAAGGTCAATGCCGTTCTGGACCCCGCGACCGGTCGCGAAGACGTCGTCGAGTTGCTGAGGTTCTGCGTGGCGCACGGCTACCAGTTGCGGGTCATCGAGCAGATGCCGCTCGATGCGGGCCACCGGTGGCGCCGCCAAGCGGCGCTGAGCGCCGACGACGTGCTGGCTGCGCTGCGCCCGCACTTCCGGCTGCGACCCGATCCAGCGCCGCGCGGTTCGGCCCCCGCCGAACTCTGGCTGGTCGACACCGGCCCCGGCACGCCCGCCGCCAAGTTCGGCGTCATCGCCTCGGTGTCGCACGCGTTTTGCTCGGCCTGCGACCGCACCCGGCTCACCGCCGACGGCCAGATCCGCAACTGCCTGTTCTCCACCGAAGAGACCGACCTGCGCGCCCTACTGCGCGGCGGCGCCGGGGACGACGCCATCGAGGCGGCGTGGCGCGACGCGATGTGGGCCAAGCCCGCGGGGCACGGCATCAACGACCCCGGGTTCGTCCAGCCCGACCGCCCGATGAGTGCCATCGGTGGCTGA
- the moaD2 gene encoding molybdopterin synthase sulfur carrier subunit, translating to MAEGPVDAATTAVRIEVTVRYFAAARAAAGIEWETVELPTGTTVAGLVQNLARRGTRLATVLERCSYLRDGIAVRDEATALSAGDTVDVLPPFAGG from the coding sequence GTGGCTGAGGGCCCCGTTGACGCAGCTACGACGGCCGTCCGGATCGAGGTGACCGTCCGGTACTTCGCGGCCGCCCGGGCAGCCGCGGGTATCGAGTGGGAAACGGTCGAGTTGCCAACCGGCACCACGGTGGCCGGCCTGGTTCAGAATCTGGCGCGCCGGGGTACCCGCCTGGCAACGGTATTGGAACGCTGCTCTTATCTGCGCGACGGAATTGCCGTTCGAGATGAGGCCACCGCGTTATCCGCCGGCGACACCGTTGACGTACTCCCGCCGTTCGCCGGCGGTTAA
- the moaE2 gene encoding molybdopterin synthase catalytic subunit 2, with protein MNLVLRAAVTEQPILLAEHEALVGHQSAGAVVGFVGMIRDHDGGRRVVRLEYTAHPSAPEVFAEVVADVAGQASGVRAVAASHRVGVLHIGEAALVAAVAADHRQAAFATCAVLVDSIKERLPVWKHQFFDDGSEEWVGSA; from the coding sequence ATGAACCTGGTCCTGCGCGCCGCAGTGACCGAGCAGCCGATCCTTCTCGCCGAGCACGAGGCGTTGGTGGGTCACCAATCCGCAGGGGCCGTCGTCGGCTTCGTCGGCATGATCCGTGACCACGACGGCGGTCGTCGGGTGGTGCGGCTGGAGTACACCGCGCACCCGTCAGCCCCCGAGGTTTTTGCTGAGGTGGTTGCCGACGTAGCCGGGCAGGCCAGCGGCGTCCGAGCGGTCGCGGCCAGTCACCGGGTCGGGGTGTTGCACATCGGGGAGGCCGCGCTGGTGGCTGCCGTCGCCGCCGACCATCGCCAAGCGGCGTTTGCTACGTGTGCCGTGTTGGTAGACAGCATCAAAGAGCGGCTTCCGGTCTGGAAGCACCAATTCTTCGACGACGGATCCGAAGAGTGGGTGGGTTCGGCCTGA
- the mog gene encoding molybdenum cofactor biosynthesis protein codes for MVIASTRAASGAYADECGPIITEWLEDQGFSSVEARVVADGNPVGDALNDALDDNVDVIITSGGTGISPTDSTPEQTVAVLDFVIPGLADAIRQAGLPRVPTSVLSRGVCGVAGNTLVVNLPGSPGGVRDGLGVLAGVLDHALAQLAGEDHRR; via the coding sequence GTGGTGATCGCGTCCACTCGGGCTGCTTCCGGTGCCTACGCCGACGAATGCGGGCCGATCATCACTGAATGGCTTGAGGATCAAGGCTTTTCATCTGTCGAAGCGCGGGTGGTGGCCGACGGAAATCCGGTCGGTGATGCACTGAACGACGCGCTCGACGACAACGTAGATGTGATCATCACCTCCGGCGGAACCGGTATCTCACCCACCGACAGTACCCCCGAGCAAACCGTTGCGGTGTTGGATTTCGTCATTCCCGGATTGGCCGACGCGATCCGGCAGGCCGGGTTGCCGCGGGTGCCGACGTCGGTGCTGTCGCGCGGGGTCTGCGGGGTGGCCGGCAACACCTTGGTGGTCAACCTGCCTGGCTCACCCGGCGGGGTGCGGGACGGCCTCGGGGTGCTCGCGGGCGTACTGGATCACGCGCTTGCCCAACTCGCCGGCGAAGATCACCGGCGATGA
- the moaC2 gene encoding cyclic pyranopterin monophosphate synthase accessory protein 2: MSGAAEHSEVPALSHLDERGAAHMVDVTDKSTTRRTAVAAGALRTSPDVVALISTGGLPKGDALATARVAGILAAKRTSDLIPLCHQLALTGVDVDFSVGTSDIEINATVRSTDRTGVEMEALTAVSVAALTLYDMIKAVDPGARIDDIRVLSKEGGRSGSWVRQ, from the coding sequence ATGTCCGGGGCGGCTGAGCACTCAGAGGTTCCCGCGCTGTCGCACCTGGACGAGCGGGGCGCCGCGCACATGGTCGACGTCACCGACAAAAGCACCACCCGGCGCACCGCTGTCGCGGCGGGCGCGCTGCGCACCTCCCCGGACGTAGTGGCGTTGATCTCGACCGGCGGCCTGCCCAAGGGCGATGCCTTGGCGACCGCACGGGTCGCGGGCATCCTCGCCGCCAAGCGCACCAGCGATCTGATACCGCTGTGCCACCAACTGGCGCTCACCGGGGTCGACGTCGACTTCAGCGTCGGCACCTCAGATATCGAGATCAACGCGACGGTGCGCAGCACCGACCGAACGGGGGTGGAGATGGAGGCCCTGACTGCGGTCAGCGTGGCGGCCCTGACCCTCTACGACATGATCAAAGCGGTGGATCCGGGCGCGCGCATCGACGATATCCGGGTGCTCAGCAAAGAGGGCGGTCGCAGCGGAAGTTGGGTGAGACAATGA